From the genome of Sporomusa sphaeroides DSM 2875:
CACATTTAAAATCTCCTGGGCATTTAGAACACAGGCTAACGGTTCTGTCAAACAAGCATCATCAAAATTAACATGATCGGCAATTGCATTGATAACACCCTGCTGAATAGCTAGAGGACTGACAGCCATATACTCTGCATATCCACCTGGGAACTCAAAGCCATGTGCCTGCATATTGGAGCACATCGTATGATTGCCAGAATAACAATTATAGCAATACCCGCAGGGGATGGCAGCCCCAATGGTAATACGCTGTCCTATAGGCAGCATATTTTTTGAACGGTTTTCAATTACTTCGCCAACCGTTTCATGTCCGATAATCCATGGCGGTTTTATCATAGAGTTTCCATGATAATACGTACGCACATCAGAACCACATACAGAACATCCATGTATTTTTACGAGCATTCCACCTTCCGGCACGTCAGGATCTGCAACTGTTTGCACCTTGATTTGTTCAATCCCTTCATACACTGCAGCTTTCATTTTGACCTCCTTAACACCTTTGAAATTTGCCAAACTTAAAAGCTCATTACAGTTAGTGATACATCATGTCGAATAAGTATGGCAATATTCTTCATATCCTTTCATATAAATCTTGAACAGAAATTACTTTTCCATAAATATAATCAATATTTTTTAATGCTTCACAATGGGCATCTTCGGATGTACCTGCTACGCATTCTTGCGGAACCAAAACACGATAGTTGTACTGCTGCGCATCTTGTGCAGTAGCCCGTATACAGACATCTGTAGCAACTCCGGTTAATACCAAAGTATTCACATTTAAACCCCGCAACAGCAAGTCCAGATCGGTAGCAAAAAAAGCACTATACCGTCTTTTTTTTATGATGTAGTCATTGTCTTCCGGCAAGAGCATAAGGAAAAATTGTTCGCCACCAGAACCTTCAATACAGTGTTCGGGTTCTTCGTAAGCAAGTTCTAATCCAAAATCGACTTTTTGTTTTCTATGAATTTCTTGCGTATAAATAACCGGCCTATTGTGTTTTCGAAATTCACCAGCTAGTCGCTGAATATTGTTAACGATGTGTAAACCGTTATGACATTGTATTGGCGCGTCTACTAACAAGAAATCATTTTGCATGTCAATGACCATAAGCGCAGCATGCGCAAAGTCAAATTCAGCATTTGCGTTTCTATAAGCCATCCCTTACACCTGCTTCTGTTTAGTTTTAGTTTTTGGTTACAACAAGAAAAATACTTGATTCATCAACCTCTGTAACCTCATATACAAAACCTGAAGCCTTCCCAAATCTGTCCATATCTTCTGGCGAATGCGTTGTTGCACGAAAACCATCTTCACATATGATGATTCCATCCTTAGTCTTCACTGTATCGATTTTGCCTAACAAACCTTTTTCTGATTGCTCCTGAAACCATGTAAGGCGATGATCCCAAAACTTGGCACTATAGCTGCTAAAAAAAGCTCTGCCCCCATTTGGAAGTAAATCCATGACCTTTTTTATAAATTCAACAGGCACTACCTTCATCGCTGACAAGGCATTTTGCAAACACAGTACCACGTCGAATAATTCTTGAAACTGGAGATTATGTGCGTCCATAACCATTAGATGTGCATTAGGCGTATCATTTAAATATTCTTTACCAAAATCCACATTGTCTTTTGAGATATCAATACCAACTATTGATTGACAGCTAGGTGCTAATTCTTTAACAATGCGTCCATATCCGGCACCTAGTTCCAATACACGTTCTGTTCCTTGCAAATAATTTCTAACAAAATTAATTTCTGCTGCTAAATACTGCCTTACTCTTGAATATTCTGTTTCATAAACCTGATACAGTTTTTGGGCATTTAGACTTTGAGCATAATAATTTTCCTTCACACTAAATTCCCCCTCTTTATACAGTTCATGTTTACTGTTTATTTGTATTATTATGACTATATTTGTTACTTTAAAATATCCACGTCTAATTATTGTCAAAAAAAGAACTGTGTTGAATTAGACTCCAACACAGTTCTTTTTTGACTAAACCAATTGTCCTAGAAACTTAGTGCGATCGCACCCAATCTTGCAATTGCTGGAGCTTCACCCCAATTATTGAAAATGGTTCGTATCTGCTCATAATACTCCTGGGTTGACAACGTCAAATAATCGCCAAAAGCATCAGCTACAACCGGATTTTTGTCCATAACCTGTCTGATTTCTATTTTGGTTGTAAGCACCAATCCTTTTTGGTAATTATCATGATACATGTCCAGCGATTCATCGGCTTTATTTAAGTACATACGGCCTTCATGGCAACGTTTTTCCCGAACACCAATTATGGCCAGAACGCAATAAAGGATACAATAGCTCCGGGAACACCAATAGCCGCGATTATCACCAAAGCCATCTCCTACTGCGAGAGCTTCAATCATATATTGGTGTGCTTTATCA
Proteins encoded in this window:
- a CDS encoding class I SAM-dependent methyltransferase, whose protein sequence is MKENYYAQSLNAQKLYQVYETEYSRVRQYLAAEINFVRNYLQGTERVLELGAGYGRIVKELAPSCQSIVGIDISKDNVDFGKEYLNDTPNAHLMVMDAHNLQFQELFDVVLCLQNALSAMKVVPVEFIKKVMDLLPNGGRAFFSSYSAKFWDHRLTWFQEQSEKGLLGKIDTVKTKDGIIICEDGFRATTHSPEDMDRFGKASGFVYEVTEVDESSIFLVVTKN
- a CDS encoding cysteine hydrolase family protein, which gives rise to MAYRNANAEFDFAHAALMVIDMQNDFLLVDAPIQCHNGLHIVNNIQRLAGEFRKHNRPVIYTQEIHRKQKVDFGLELAYEEPEHCIEGSGGEQFFLMLLPEDNDYIIKKRRYSAFFATDLDLLLRGLNVNTLVLTGVATDVCIRATAQDAQQYNYRVLVPQECVAGTSEDAHCEALKNIDYIYGKVISVQDLYERI